A genome region from Microbacterium sp. CGR2 includes the following:
- a CDS encoding response regulator transcription factor — MNPHLQLPALSERETEVLQQLGRGKSNAEIAHALHLAPGTVKIHLGSIMAKWDVRDRVQVVLLAAKAGLIRLS; from the coding sequence ATGAACCCTCACCTCCAGCTCCCTGCCCTCTCAGAACGAGAGACTGAGGTGCTGCAACAGCTCGGACGCGGCAAGTCCAACGCTGAGATCGCCCATGCCCTTCACCTCGCACCCGGCACCGTGAAGATCCACCTCGGCTCGATCATGGCCAAGTGGGACGTGCGTGATCGCGTCCAGGTGGTTTTGTTGGCGGCGAAGGCTGGATTGATTCGCCTGAGCTGA
- a CDS encoding VOC family protein, producing the protein MLAIGSIVFRVNDLDEQIRFWTEALDYILRDPPQDDWAVLRPRDADAPCISLDAHHSERVLPPRIHLDIYADDQAAEVRRLTDLGAREVHWDGRPDDADYIIMEDPEGNRFCIIDHPDWSGWTNRHAL; encoded by the coding sequence ATGTTGGCCATCGGCTCGATTGTCTTCCGCGTGAACGACCTCGACGAACAGATCCGCTTCTGGACGGAAGCGCTCGACTACATCCTGCGAGACCCGCCCCAGGATGACTGGGCGGTCCTCCGTCCGCGCGACGCCGACGCTCCGTGCATCTCGCTCGACGCACATCATTCCGAGCGCGTGCTGCCTCCGCGCATCCACCTCGACATCTATGCAGACGATCAGGCCGCGGAGGTCCGCCGCCTCACCGACCTCGGAGCCCGCGAGGTGCACTGGGACGGCAGACCCGACGACGCCGACTACATCATCATGGAAGACCCCGAGGGCAACCGTTTCTGCATCATCGACCACCCCGACTGGTCCGGCTGGACGAACCGACACGCCCTCTGA
- a CDS encoding type II toxin-antitoxin system Phd/YefM family antitoxin: MATVTKTELNQQTAKVLARVQAGERLTITDRGRPIAELTPPADTAWQRLVASGRVTLPKKSGRLEAPAARSTRSTADILEDIRGDRV, from the coding sequence ATGGCCACCGTGACGAAGACCGAACTCAATCAGCAGACCGCCAAGGTGCTGGCCCGCGTCCAGGCCGGCGAACGGCTGACCATCACTGACCGCGGCCGGCCGATCGCTGAACTCACGCCACCCGCCGACACGGCATGGCAACGCTTGGTCGCGTCGGGGCGCGTCACCCTGCCGAAGAAGTCTGGCCGCCTCGAAGCACCCGCGGCCCGCAGCACCCGCTCGACCGCAGACATCCTCGAAGAC
- a CDS encoding hemerythrin domain-containing protein, with protein MTEGEKTRLVAWSRELRSVHQRLRKALSITQEALASGEPPGRDLLLFCHGFCTALTGHHEGEDRMLFPAIAAEQPELRETLRKLEQDHSMVAHLIGGMQAAVESSATPEELSRHLEGIGAIMESHFRYEERQLLSVLETLALDADPGVVLGPL; from the coding sequence GTGACTGAGGGCGAGAAGACCAGGCTCGTCGCCTGGAGTAGAGAACTGCGCAGCGTCCACCAGCGGTTGCGCAAAGCACTGTCGATCACCCAGGAAGCGCTTGCGTCCGGCGAACCGCCGGGCCGTGATCTGCTGCTGTTCTGCCACGGCTTCTGCACCGCGTTGACCGGGCATCACGAGGGTGAAGATCGGATGCTGTTCCCCGCGATCGCCGCGGAGCAGCCGGAACTGCGCGAGACGCTGCGGAAGCTGGAGCAGGATCACTCGATGGTCGCCCATCTGATCGGCGGCATGCAGGCGGCCGTGGAGTCGTCGGCGACCCCTGAGGAGTTGTCGCGACATCTCGAAGGGATCGGGGCGATCATGGAGAGCCACTTCCGCTACGAGGAACGGCAGCTGCTGTCGGTGCTCGAGACACTCGCGCTGGATGCTGACCCCGGGGTCGTGCTGGGGCCGCTGTGA
- a CDS encoding TetR/AcrR family transcriptional regulator: protein MPRPRSEKARQSVLDAMRRTLAADGYEAVTIEGLAAEAEVSKQTIYRWWPSKAAILGEALLEGPIPGADAAPPMTSDLGADLRAWFSATSAQLARPEGVALARALIEVTAADPELGLRLNERLAAPIREWVGERISRGQDAGDVRADADAAAIADQLIAMASYSALIGQPLSAERVEATVGLLLRGIADAGR from the coding sequence GTGCCTCGTCCTCGCAGTGAGAAAGCCCGTCAGTCCGTGCTGGACGCGATGCGGCGCACGCTCGCCGCTGACGGCTACGAGGCCGTGACGATCGAGGGTCTCGCCGCCGAAGCCGAGGTCTCGAAGCAGACCATCTACCGCTGGTGGCCGTCGAAGGCGGCGATCCTCGGGGAGGCGCTGCTCGAAGGACCGATCCCAGGAGCGGATGCTGCGCCGCCGATGACCTCCGACCTCGGGGCTGACCTGCGGGCGTGGTTCTCCGCGACGTCCGCACAGTTGGCGCGGCCCGAGGGTGTGGCGCTGGCGCGCGCGCTCATCGAGGTAACCGCGGCGGATCCGGAGTTGGGGCTGCGGTTGAACGAGCGCCTTGCTGCGCCGATCCGCGAGTGGGTCGGTGAGCGGATCTCGCGGGGGCAGGATGCCGGAGATGTGCGAGCGGATGCGGATGCCGCTGCGATCGCCGACCAGCTCATCGCGATGGCGTCATACTCGGCGCTGATCGGTCAGCCGTTGAGTGCGGAGCGCGTCGAGGCGACCGTGGGGCTGTTGCTGCGGGGAATCGCGGACGCCGGTCGTTGA
- a CDS encoding SDR family NAD(P)-dependent oxidoreductase, with amino-acid sequence MALTAHSTIGDWMNDPTGGPLIRGLFEQTGADPATLTPVLGLPLQQLVALSQGQLPQAVVDDLVRAANGGEIPDADDTAGWTEKTTGGRFAGKTVIVTGAASGIGKATASRIAREGGRVIASDIAAEKLDALKAELSDADIITVAGDLTKQEAIDAVLAAAGDRIDGLANVAGINDDFSPAGETTDAVWDRVIAINLTAPFKLMRAVLPLMEAAGRGAVLNVSSEAGLRGNASGNAYTASKHGIIGVTKSAAFMYGPKGIRVNSVAPGGVATGIPMPPNMSEYGSDRLGPFQQAIPTVATAEQLAASITFLLSDDAVNINGAVLASDGGWSVQ; translated from the coding sequence ATGGCCCTCACCGCACACTCCACCATCGGCGACTGGATGAACGACCCCACTGGCGGTCCCCTCATCCGCGGCCTCTTCGAGCAGACGGGCGCCGACCCCGCCACGCTGACTCCCGTGCTGGGGCTGCCTCTGCAGCAGCTCGTCGCGCTGAGCCAGGGCCAGCTGCCGCAGGCGGTCGTCGACGACCTCGTGCGCGCAGCCAACGGCGGCGAGATCCCGGATGCCGACGACACCGCCGGTTGGACCGAGAAGACCACCGGCGGACGCTTCGCCGGCAAGACCGTCATCGTCACCGGCGCCGCATCCGGCATCGGCAAGGCCACCGCCTCGCGCATCGCCCGTGAAGGCGGACGCGTGATCGCCAGCGACATCGCCGCCGAGAAGCTCGACGCCCTGAAGGCAGAGTTGTCGGATGCCGACATCATCACGGTCGCCGGTGACCTCACCAAGCAGGAAGCCATCGACGCGGTGCTCGCCGCAGCGGGCGACCGCATCGACGGCCTCGCGAATGTCGCCGGCATCAACGACGACTTCTCCCCCGCGGGCGAGACGACGGATGCTGTCTGGGACCGCGTCATCGCGATCAACCTCACCGCGCCGTTCAAGCTCATGCGCGCGGTGCTGCCACTGATGGAGGCGGCGGGCCGCGGCGCGGTACTCAACGTCTCGAGCGAAGCGGGCCTCCGCGGCAACGCGTCGGGCAACGCCTACACGGCCAGCAAGCACGGCATCATCGGCGTCACGAAGTCGGCAGCGTTCATGTACGGACCGAAGGGCATCCGCGTGAACTCGGTCGCCCCCGGCGGTGTGGCCACCGGCATCCCGATGCCACCGAACATGTCGGAGTACGGCTCCGATCGCCTCGGCCCGTTCCAGCAGGCGATCCCGACCGTGGCGACGGCCGAGCAGCTGGCAGCATCCATCACGTTCCTGCTGTCGGACGACGCGGTGAACATCAATGGCGCCGTGCTCGCGTCGGACGGCGGGTGGTCAGTTCAGTAG